One window from the genome of Salvia miltiorrhiza cultivar Shanhuang (shh) chromosome 7, IMPLAD_Smil_shh, whole genome shotgun sequence encodes:
- the LOC130994251 gene encoding uncharacterized protein LOC130994251 produces the protein MGMQKPVYFVSKIIQGAEIRYTAAEKTAYAIMITARKLRPYFLSHKIIVRTALPFQQILGRPDLAGRMVKWAIELGEYDVTFEPCTTIKAQALADFIQETTRWPLRGPWTAQVDGSVTKEGCGVGIYIESPEDGAYQFAIKFEDKLSTNDTEYEAVIRAAHILRELRADTAIIKIDSQLVAQQLRGECEVHDDRMKAYYDQMQQIKKKFEELEIVQVPREKNRKVDLLARMASAVEQSWNDEVTLLFEPKKSSEVQVCAVEVGNDWRAPIIHFLRTWERMEGDTAKYAKYENFCLINNQLYKISFTHPFLKCLSPEEAEFALREIHQGYCGNHAGYKDLTRKIIRAGFYWPGIDRDTKAYVKKCRSCQRHAPRINTPGEEMGIIYGVPRVLISDNGAQFTSQKIEDFCSRMDIKQRFVSVAHPQANGQVELANRTICEGIKKRLERSRGRWAEELDTVLWASHTSPKTATGEASFTLVYGSNAVIPAEVRLKSHRICTYDPAQNEELRRLELDLIDFKREEAQVKATKYKSIVKAGYDRKVKQRRLQKGDQVLKRADALKATGKFEATWEGPYIITEVLGGGAYHLSDQEGRSLTRPWNINHLKKFYV, from the exons ATGGGTATGCAGAAGCCAGTTTACTTTGTGAGCAAAATCATCCAGGGAGCAGAGATTAGATACACCGCAGCGGAAAAAACAGCTTACGCTATtatgatcacggcaagaaaaTTGCGCCCTTACTTTTTATCACATAAAATTATCGTCAGAACAGCGCTACCTTTTCAGCAAATTTTGGGGAGGCCAGACCTTGCAGGAAGAATGGTAAAGTGGGCCATTGAATTGGGCGAATATGATGTGACGTTCGAACCTTGTACAACCATCAAAGCGCAGGCCTTGGCTGATTTCATCCAAGAAACCACAAGATGGCCGTTGCGGGGACCATGGACGGCGCAAGTCGACGGCTCCGTCACCAAGGAAGGGTGTGGAGTCGGAATATATATCGAATCACCGGAAGATGGAGCCTACCAGTTTGCGATCAAGTTCGAGGACAAGCTGTCGACTAATGACACAGAATATGAGGCAGTGATAAGGGCCGCCCACATCTTGAGGGAGCTTAGAGCAGACACAGCTATAATCAAGATCGATTCACAACTAGTAGCCCAACAGTTGAGGGGTGAATGCGAGGTCCACGACGACAGAATGAAAGCTTATTATGATCAGATGCAGCAAATCAAGAAAAAATTTGAAGAACTGGAAATAGTACAAGTACCCCGAGAGAAAAATCGAAAAGTTGATCTTCTGGCGAGGATGGCCAGTGCCGTCGAGCAATCATGGAACGATGAAGTCACACTCCTGTTTGAGCCAAAGAAGAGTTCAGAGGTCCAGGTCTGCGCAGTCGAAGTTGGGAACGATTGGCGAGCtccaattattcattttttacgaACATGGGAAAGAATGGAGGGAGACACCGCAAAGTACGCtaaatatgagaatttttgcTTGATCAACAACCAGCTTTATAAAATATCTTTCACACATCCGTTCCTTAAATGTTTATCACCGGAAGAGGCAGAGTTTGCTCTAAGAGAAATTCATCAGGGTTACTGTGGGAACCACGCTGGATACAAGGACTTGACCAGGAAAATCATCAGAGCAGGATTCTATTGGCCCGGCATCGACAGAGACACCAAGGCATATGTAAAGAAATGTAGATCTTGCCAGAGACACGCGCCAAGAATCAACACCCCAGGGGAGGAAATGGGGATAAT ataCGGAGTTCCCAGAGTTTTAATATCAGACAACGGAGCCCAGTTCACCAGCCAAAAAATCGAAGATTTCTGTTCAAGGATGGACATCAAGCAAAGATtcgtctcagtggctcatccacaagcCAATGGTCAAGTAGAGCTGGCCAATCGCACTATTTGTGAGGGCATCAAGAAAAGGTTAGAAAGGAGCAGAGGACGGTGGGCTGAAGAACTAGATACGGTTTTGTGGGCATCGCACACCAGCCCAAAGACGGCAACAGGTGAAGCCTCGTTCACTTTGGTCTATGGTTCAAACGCGGTCATACCTGCAGAAGTAAGGTTAAAGTCGCATCGAATCTGTACATATGATCCAGCGCAGAATGAAGAGCTGCGCCGACTTGAATTGGACCTGATAGACTTTAAAAGAGAAGAAGCCCAGGTCAAGGCAACCAAGTACAAGAGTATTGTTAAAGCAGGATACGACAGGAAAGTTAAACAGCGTCGACTCCAGAAAGGGGACCAAGTACTCAAGCGCGCGGACGCTCTAAAGGCCACCGGGAAATTTGAAGCTACTTGGGAAGGACCTTATATTATCACTGAAGTCTTAGGAGGCGGAGCCTATCACTTGTCTGATCAAGAAGGGAGATCTCTCACAAGGCCGTGGAACATCAATcatctcaagaaattttatgtGTGA
- the LOC130994250 gene encoding uncharacterized protein LOC130994250 has product MDIRQEPQETLREYVARFNTIALDIPEAESQIKWYAFARGLKQGPLFEALQIKPPTSFEDIMTIIPGYLQLEDAKMARKADADKLKPKKQDSADTGEKYITRNPYRGLPPRIPTMVVEAGTDPLITAQTERREERGGYRDDLQNQTQWNRHIDEIFHQIKGENYFRAPKDYHPGAPTPGRNNLLCEYHNRYGHLTRECGHLKHQLEILVRKRFLDQYIERPRGTYRVRRYDEHRRDRDDERCRHDEARRGYDDRDRRDRHEEIRERRDHRRDSQDRHNPANHVHYDREVHMITGENNIPTSNRAKKQLARTVRSGYYDQSVMAVNTAPDEPTISFGPKDVRPLFYPHDDALIFSANVANVLVHRIFVDSGSAVNILYLECW; this is encoded by the coding sequence ATGGACATCAGACAGGAGCCGCAGGAAACGCTTCGCGAATACGTAGCCCGGTTCAATACAATCGCGTTAGACATACCAGAGGCAGAATCTCAAATTAAGTGGTACGCCTTCGCTAGAGGGTTAAAGCAAGGCCCACTCTTCGAGGCACTCCAGATCAAACCGCCTACCAGCTTCGAGGACATCATGACAATAATACCAGGGTATCTTCAGCTGGAAGATGCGAAAATGGCAAGAAAAGCAGATGCCGACAAACTCAAACCTAAAAAACAAGACAGCGCAGACACCGGGGAAAAATACATCACGAGGAACCCATACCGAGGATTACCTCCAAGAATTCCAACAATGGTCGTTGAGGCCGGAACCGATCCATTGATCACGGCGCAGacagagaggagagaggagcgCGGTGGTTACCGAGATGATCTACAAAATCAGACTCAATGGAATCGTCACATAGATGAGATTTTCCACCAAATCAAGGGAGAGAATTATTTCAGAGCCCCAAAAGATTACCACCCAGGAGCTCCAACACCAGGCAGGAATAATCTattgtgtgaatatcacaaccGTTATGGCCATCTCACCCGCGAATGTGGACACTTGAAACATCAGCTAGAAATCTTAGTAAGGAAGAGGTTCCTGGACCAATACATAGAAAGGCCACGGGGCACATACAGAGTGCGTCGCTATGATGAACATAGGCGAGACAGAGACGATGAACGGTGCAGACATGACGAAGCCCGCCGCGGTTACGATGACAGGGATAGGAGGGACAGGCATGAGGAGATAAGGGAAAGAAGAGATCATAGACGAGACAGTCAGGATAGACATAACCCCGCAAATCATGTTCACTATGACAGAGAAGTGCATATGATCACAGGAGAAAACAATATACCAACATCTAACAGGGCCAAAAAGCAATTAGCTCGCACAGTCAGATCCGGATACTACGACCAATCTGTCATGGCAGTCAACACCGCGCCCGATGAACCGACAATATCTTTTGGACCAAAGGATGTTAGGCCTCTATTCTATCCTCATGACGACGCCTTGATATTTTCGGCCAATGTGGCTAACGTGCTGGTACATCGCATCTTTGTCGATTCAGGCAGCGCTGTCAACATCTTATACCTGGAATGCTGGTAG